A single Deltaproteobacteria bacterium DNA region contains:
- a CDS encoding ABC transporter substrate-binding protein — MDEMANRAPRRARWGPSVSSTAILVALLVRLGPPSALAAAPQERVRQTLDAVSAVLNDPELQGSAKERDRRERVGKVMRDSFDFRAMARES; from the coding sequence ATGGACGAGATGGCGAATCGAGCTCCCCGACGCGCGCGATGGGGACCGAGCGTCTCTTCCACTGCGATCCTGGTCGCCCTCCTCGTCCGGCTCGGCCCCCCGTCCGCGCTGGCCGCGGCGCCGCAGGAGCGCGTCCGTCAGACCCTCGACGCCGTGTCGGCCGTGTTGAACGACCCGGAGCTGCAGGGATCGGCCAAGGAACGCGACCGGCGCGAGCGGGTCGGGAAGGTCATGCGCGACTCGTTCGACTTCCGGGCGATGGCTCGGGAGTCG
- a CDS encoding OmpA family protein, whose product MDGRRDTMRDQRVTAIGLVGLMILTGCSAMHERRWGYCALAGGLAGAAVGAGTAGGLVNAYEGGHGGSHQETGAAAGAGAVGGGLLGALLGHVICDPQQETPPPPPPPAPPPPPVKKHIELSADTYFDFNKAKLKPAGEEKVEEVVQTMKQHPEVRATVEGHTDSVGSEAYNQRLSERRANAVRDYLVAHGIDASRITTRGYGKTKPIASNKTAEGRAKNRRVEITEE is encoded by the coding sequence ATGGACGGAAGGAGAGACACGATGCGTGACCAGAGGGTGACAGCGATCGGGCTCGTCGGGCTCATGATCCTGACGGGCTGCAGCGCCATGCACGAGCGGCGCTGGGGCTACTGCGCGCTCGCCGGCGGACTCGCCGGCGCAGCCGTGGGCGCCGGCACGGCGGGTGGGCTCGTCAATGCCTACGAGGGCGGCCATGGCGGCAGCCACCAGGAGACGGGCGCCGCGGCCGGTGCGGGGGCCGTCGGAGGCGGGCTCCTCGGCGCGCTCCTCGGCCACGTGATCTGTGACCCCCAGCAGGAAACCCCGCCGCCTCCGCCGCCGCCAGCGCCGCCTCCGCCGCCGGTGAAGAAGCACATCGAGCTCTCTGCCGACACGTACTTCGACTTCAACAAGGCGAAGCTGAAGCCGGCAGGTGAGGAGAAGGTCGAGGAGGTCGTCCAGACGATGAAGCAGCACCCCGAGGTCCGCGCCACCGTCGAAGGCCACACCGACTCGGTCGGGTCGGAGGCTTACAACCAGCGCCTGTCGGAGCGGCGGGCCAATGCCGTCCGCGACTACCTGGTCGCACACGGGATCGATGCGTCGCGCATCACGACGCGCGGCTACGGCAAGACGAAGCCGATCGCGAGCAACAAGACAGCCGAGGGCCGGGCGAAGAACCGGCGCGTCGAGATCACGGAGGAGTAG